Within the Solwaraspora sp. WMMA2056 genome, the region GCGCCGGTACGCCGACTCCCGGCGCCACGCGCAGGAAGGTGCCGTGCATCGGCGGCACCCGTACGTCGTCGACGGTGTTGCGCCAGACCAGCGCCGCCGCCGCCCGCTGGCCGGGCAGCACCGTGACCGGCTGCGGGCTGCGGGCCAGGCTCTCGACCCGGGCGATCACCTCGGCACCTTCGACGACCTCGACCGCGAGCGGTTGCCGCTGTTCGTCGAGCACCACGATCTCCGGGAAGCCGTCGACGTGCACCGGCTCGTCGGCGCAGTTGACCAGCCAGATCGACAGCACCCGCAGCCCCATCGCGGCGTTCACCTCGCCCAGGCTCAGCAGCGCCCCGGAGGCCGGGCAGTCAGGGGACGGCTCCACCGACGGCAGCGGGGTCGGCGAGGGGGTCGGTGTCCAGTCGTGGTCCGGCGGCTGCGGCCCGGGTTGCGGCAACTGCCCGGCGCAGGCACCGAGCAGCGTCAACGTCAGCAGCGCCGCGATCCACGGATGCCTCACCGGTCGCCCGCCGCGTCGGGGCCGGCAGCGCCGCTGTCCCCGTCGTCGTC harbors:
- a CDS encoding DUF4232 domain-containing protein; the protein is MRHPWIAALLTLTLLGACAGQLPQPGPQPPDHDWTPTPSPTPLPSVEPSPDCPASGALLSLGEVNAAMGLRVLSIWLVNCADEPVHVDGFPEIVVLDEQRQPLAVEVVEGAEVIARVESLARSPQPVTVLPGQRAAAALVWRNTVDDVRVPPMHGTFLRVAPGVGVPAQVLEPDGGLDIGTTGRVAVSPWAPAD